The genome window TATTACACTGTTACTTAAATACAATTGTTAATGGAAGTGTATTACTTTTCTAAACTCTGTTTAGACATAAAAAGTATGAGCAGTATTTGGGTGCACAGTATCCTATGATTAGACAGGAAGTCCACACACCAGCTAGGGGGCGCTCTGCCTCTGACAGGTTGAAGACCTCGTGGAAAGCCCCCTTCTTCGTGCTGAAGGCCCGCCCACCATCTTCCTCACGACTGATACCCAATGGCAAGCCTGTTGCTAGGCTTCCACGAGCAACTGCCGGCTGAATCTaccatcgagagagagagagagagaaagggaggttgagagaaagagagacagacagagaccatTAGACTTTTCGACTCTtggccagaggagaggagggcatttGTATAACCCAAGCAGCAAAGTGAGTTGTTGCAGGCTTTCTCGAACCCATGGCAGTGTGGTCAGCCTCAATCCTCACACTTCACCAGGAGTGTTGCTCAGGTTACATTCAGCAGAGCGGTGACACAGGCTATGGACGCTTTGTGGCGGTAACTCAGTTGCTTCTAGGGCACTTTCACAGGTGAACCTCTTGTCTACAGAATCCTACTAGCAGCCTACATTGCATGATAAAAAGCAATACCCACAGTATGATGTGACACCTATCATGGCACTTATACTCAAATCATGTTTTCTACTGAAGGTAACActgtcaaaaaaatatataataaggaATGAGGAAACATTCCCTCTATATCATATTAACATATTGacaacataatattttgataACACCAGCTTCCAGAAAACAGCTCCTCTTCAGAAGTACACTAGGTATTCTCACATTATAAAGCCTTTCAATTTGTTTGCATGTAAGAACATAACCACAAGCTACAGCTCAGTATAACAAAAGAACAGCCATGCTTATTCCAAAGCCCAAATTCAATCAAACTGACAAATTATAGTAAATTAGTTTTTCAAatatagtttaaaaaaaatataatacaTATGCAGGGTTCTCAGCTTGGCTGTTCCAATGTTGTCAACATTTCTCGAGGCAAATGTGCGATCTACACTGCTAACAACACTACAATCAAATCAATGTCtatcaaaaatacatcaccCCCAATTTACACTCCAGGTTCtaccataacacacacaaacactcagaaaCTCATAGAGGGTCTAGGTTTTACTCTGATAGTGTCTATGGAAACGGATCAAAAACACGGGAAACGGTGGTGATTTgtgacacacatgcatgtcaGAGAGGACGAGCATCGTGGAAAAACACAAACAGTGAAACTACGGAGAACGTTTTTGATCCTTTACATAGACACTCATAGTCGGTATGGctcacgccaacacacacacacacacacacacacacacacaccctcacaaccaCTCCAAAACACAGTCAcggcagcagacacacagctgaGACTGGTGGAGGTGTGACACACAAGTTCTGCACACCAGGGGCCCCTACCTTTTCAAACCCagacagctgagagagagaaacaacacACTGTACTCAGAAACTAAATTAAGGATCCCCACAGTCCAGATACTGCCAATGAAAAGTGAACCAAACATGACAATGACATTGAAATGACTGTGTATTTATACGTTCAGTATAAATGCATGTTCATAGTCTACAACAAAACATTTGACCTTGTTAATAGTATATGAGGACACAATATCAAAACACATATACTTGAGAAATGCATGTAAATGTGcatttataaaaatgtacagGAAAAATCAAAACTAAAAAGTTAATTAACAATGTAAAATGAACGGTAACCACATGTACatgcatgcgcgcacacacacacacacacacacacagcctacccgTCTGGAGAGGGTGGCGCTGCCACGTTCCTTCAGCTGGGGATCAGTGGGCAGATTGGTCCAGATGATGTGAGGTGTGTCGTATTTGTCCCTAAGCTTTGGGCAGCTTTTGAAGATGAAGTCAATGATGAAGAACTTAATACCAGCATACagacctggagggggggaggtgcagGTGGGGGTTGGCGGGGTGAATAGATCTCAAACACTATATTTGTctcccagtgtctctctctctccctctctctctccctccctccctctccccctccccctctccctcaccatctacctttctctccctcctgctcctttaTATGAGATATACAGTATTGCTAGTGACAGTAGTAATGCTACTTAATCCAAGGTAAGTAACCTACAGTAACTCTGCTTTACATGCAATGTGCAGTATCAAAGGAGATGAAATGCACAGTAGGGGGCGTGTTCAGTCGTCGCCTTCTCACCCATCATGAAGCCGACCAGTTTGTACGGCAGGACGCAGGAGCAGATGAAGGCCATCCACAGGGCGACGTAGAGCTTCTGAGTGATCTCAGGCTGCACCCACATGAAcaggctgaaacacacacacacacacgcagacgcacacacaagaaCGCACACAGGTGCACCCACGGCACAAGCGCacggaagaacacacacacacgcacaagaaagacacacacagggtcaaaaGGCGAAATGAGCGAGTGACTTAAGTAACGAAAGGCATTATATCCAGACAAAGCAGGCATCTCTGCAAAAATATACACAAACTAAAAAGACACTCACTTCTTTATTTTCTCCAAGACATCTGCCATCTTTCCAAATAagttctgttaaaacacatatTTCATGTGAAAATGGCAAACATCAAAATATTAAAGTGTACCAAACTAACAGTGCAATTAATTGTGCGAGTTATGACGTGACATCTATCACAATTCAAAATGTGTAATTGATGGTACCGTCACCCCTCACCTGTGCTTTCTGTGCTACATCGAGAACTAACTGGAACTTCTCTGAAACAGTCAGATCCTCTTTGGCTGGTTCCTAGTAAACAAAGATGGGTGTTAGACTACAAGGCACCCCATTTGCAGGCTTAACTGAGTTCCATTGATTGATTGGATCGATAAGCCTTCTCCACAACAATTTGCAGAAATACTGTATTTAAAGAGCTTCTGTACACACAGTTCTGCATGTGAAAACAACTTTCTTCTTGCCTTAATAAGAACCACTCCATCGATCAGTCACATAATCAAACTGTAATGGATGTATTTAGTGAGTGGTCTGTTTGGTGCTGGCATATGGCAGGTCTTACCACAGGTTCCGAAACCTCAGGAACAATACTCCACTGAATCCTCCATCCTCTGATCAACACACAGAACATCATAGATTAACTACTAATAGATTCAAATCCAGTTCAAAACGGTATCTTTACTGAGTGGGCATCAATGTCACTGAACATTCGTCTGTTTCAGAATCTAGAAATACGATTTATGCTCTGTGTAATCATTAGCCGATTCTTCCCCAACTGGCTGAAGATGTACAGGCTTGATGGTGCGTGGTGATGCTGATTGGCTGACCTTGCGATGAGGTAATTTAAGGAGAGCCTCAGAATGGCCAGGAAGAGAAACATGGGGATGGCCCATCCATGCCACGCGGCGTTCATATAGATCtgtggaaaagaaagagaaaaagagagagacagaggagtccGGGGATAAAGGGAGAAGAGTgttggaagggggggaagagagagagagagcaatagggGACATTAaaaggcagaggggagagatagagggaggataagaacatgggagggggggaagagagagagagagagagagagagagagagagagagagagagagagagagagagagagagagagagagagagagagagagagagagagagagagaaaaagggagggaggaggggggagagaaaaagagaagtcaGGCACAGTGTACTTACATGACCTTCTCTTGCAACTCATATATTACTACACATGAATGAATGTGTATGGCACATCACATAACTCTCTCACGCATGTCACGTCTATCCATCTCGATCTGTCTCTAAATAGAATCAGATGCATGCAAAGCTGTAAATGCATGGCCGTGTCAAGCAGGGGACAAGCACATGCAAGGCTGGGTTCATACAGATGCTGTTCCTGTAAAATATGACTATGGGtgttaagagagggagaggatgggggtgagAACAagtgaaagagatagagggacagagtaagagacacagagagatgagcgagatacaaagagaaagggagagacaagagagagggtggttgaaaaataaatggagacagaTATGGATCTTCTCTGATGTGCAAACTAGGCCATGTAGTACTAATATTCAACACAAGAGGGCAGTTTGATAAAGGATATGGACATCCCTACCTGACCTGTCCAAAACCTTTTCATTGTGATtaagattagtgtgtgtgtgtgtgtgtgtgtacttacaaTGAAGGCTATGGCTGACGTGTATACAGAGTGCCAGCTGGATAAGGCAGAAAGGTTCCTCATGAAGTTAGTGACAGGTTTGGCCCCTCTCTCTGGATAGCACAGATGAACACAGACAACATTTAGGAAAAAGGGAGTTGTTTCTTTTTACATAATgacaccatagagagagaggttgtatTGTGATGGATGTTGGTTAGTTTAGTGAAATTAGTTATTTTAATGATGTAAATATGAGGACTGTAAAAGATACAATAGAGGTTCTTTCTGAACACTTACTTAGTCGTCTCATGTTTTCTGTCAACCTGAGAACAAGACATGAGACATGTTattccacagaaacacacagcttgCTTTAATAAACTGTCACACAAAAAGCCTAGGATGAGCAATGTTATGGTGTCGTTTCCTGACAGAAACTCCACAtcttccccccccaaaaacggAAAAGTTGTGCACAAAAGTATCTCAGGCTataagacaggtagagagatgaGACGTGTTTTGTTGCAAAGTAAACGACCTTGCTCTATTTAGCTTTCCCCTGAGTCTCAGTGTGCTGTGGAAGGCTTGAAGAATCCCACGCTTGCGAAGATCCTTTCTTAGTCcgcccctctttttctctcccttcccctttctctctctttctcctgctccctctgttctcttcaGTCTCGAGGAGTAACATCAAGGTCAGATGAACTGGCGCTGAGCAAGTGTTCCCTTTCACGTCGCCCCtattctcttgtctctctcaagAACACAGGCCTCCCTCGCCCCTATCCTCCTCACTTTCTCTtagccttccctctctccttcttaccctaatcctctctcccatcctctttctccttctcgctctacccacctcctctttctttctctcatcgctctctctctttccatgacttcctcccctccgcctctctcccttttgtctATATACCTGATTAAAGAGGCAAGTCCAAAGTTTAGATTTCAGGTGAAAATACCTCCCCAAACTTTTCTGTACTTGCCTAACTGCAGAATAACAGGGGTGTCTCACAAGAGTCGAGTAGAATATAAAGTAAGGGCGTGATATTTAGAAAAACTGTGTATACACTGGAATACACTGTTATACACTGGTATCAGCTGTTGGACAGTAATATTACAGTGTAGAGGGAAGATCTGAAGCTTTGGATCAGCTTGTATTGCGTCAGCAAGTGAACACCCTGCTTGGGGGACTTCTGCCCAACAACTACACTTTAAAATCTGTGCCTACATGTTCTGCTGTACATCAACAAGACCCTAAAACAGATCCAGGACTACTCACATACTAGGGACTAAGAAAATGAACCGATCCAAAACCAGTTCTTACAATagaaaaggaaaaggaaatAATCTTGTAGTACACATAATCCACCACTAGAGGTCAGGAATTACACTCACTTCCATGACTTCCATGGTTACAACCGCCCAGTGTCCTTACTAAGCCCATGGATTGGCTGTCACCAATAAGAAGGGGCCAATCAGATACCTGGGGTGAGCTCATAGGGCTGTTTAGCTCACGCTGTGACTGGCAGCGTTGATGAATAGCACGCTGACAGACCGTGAGACCATTACAAAGCCATCATTTttatgtccctctctccccctctccccctctctccctctctccctctctccctctctccctctctccaaacaGGGTGCAGTCGGAGGACTCCGTAGCCGTTAAGCCTGATGGCTTTTAGCGTCCCTGCCCTCCACTCATATCGAGCGGAGATGGGGCTATCATGACTGTGTTCGATTGCGCTGTTAACTAGTGCCGGCCTTCCAGCAAAGCGCACTGTCACACTGGTGgagcaacaaacacacagacatcctttacacacacgtaaaaaaatacacacactaaaacataaacacaccagAACGTAAACTAAAATACACACGACACGGTAAAACATTTGGCAATATGTGCTGAGGTAATTACTGCTCGTCAAATCTACTTATAACAGGTGAAACAATAAACTGTGTATTCAGAGATTAGGATTTAGGCCTATGCTACGCTTATATACAGTACTGTCAGATATCATAATCCACTTATGCACTCTGGGGCACTCAACTCCTAGGTACCAATCGCACAACGCCGAACACACGCTTGCACACTGTTGCTCTACTGGACTACCAAAGAATCACGTGGTCCTACACTGTGTCCTTGAACAACCTCATGATCGATCACTGCTTTAAAACAATGACCAGCATGTTCACAGCAAATCTCAGAAGGCTGGGAAGCTCATTAAAGAGGTATGGAAAAAccaaacattggaaacagataTGGAAAAGGAAACCTTACAGAATCGATGAGCAAGCATTTCCAAGAAATATGGGTATTATAAGTTGACTAAGaccttaaaatgaaaaagtaaGCAAAGTTAGCTGAGTAAAGTTAGCTGAGCACATCTGATCAGGCAGTTTGGAACACTTGGTTGGTGACTCAGAAGCAGATGAACTATCTTGCCACAATACAAGAAGAATCTCTAAAAAACATCATCCAGTCGAAGCTTTAAGTTGAAATAACTACTCCAATAACCATACCCCCAAAACCTGAAATGACAGATCTATTAATAAAAAGTCTCTCACTAATTGAGTTCCTGCATGTTTAATTCCCCTCTCATTTCGCTCTCCTGGAACTGATCCATTAGTTTTATCGCAGTGGGTGAGTCGAATCGAGTCCTCTCACTAGTTTGCTGGGATTTTCCTGTAGCAGGAGAGCTTTGGTTCAAGTAAGTCACACATCTGAGTAACACTTTATTTGAACAGTCCATCTGTAAACAGCCAATAGATACTCAGTGAAACATTTTGAATCACTCCAACAGGGCACCAGGCTCTGtcattatgtgtgtgagtgcgtgtgattgcttctgtgtgtgtgcaggtgtgtgtacgagggtgcgtctgtgtgtgtatgcgtatgtatgagggtgtgtgtgtgtgtatgagggtgtgtgtgtttgtgtgtgtgtgggggtgggtgtgtgtgtgtgtggactcggACCTCTTGGCACTGAGTGGCTCCTCCGTCTCCACAGTGTTCTCTTCCGGCTGGAAGCGGAAGTCCTCCACGTACGCACCAAACCTGTCGTACAGCCACTTCTGTAGACGAGTGTAGAGGGTCTCCTTCTGCTTGtctgtggagagggagagagagggggagagagatagagagggggtgacagagagagtgagggacagTTACAAGCTGATTGACTAGAAAAGCCAATGACGACCATGCACCTACAGGTGTACCAGTGTTAGGCACACAGTGGGAAAGCTAAGTGTTCCTCACAACCGCTAAAGACGCTTTTGCACCCCCCCAAAGGCTGAATAACTCAAAGAAAGTTGAACACTAGGGACTATGATGACACGATGACACAATTCAGTTCATTCCCAGCTGACTGAAAGACTGACTCACAATGAGCGCAATACAAAAAGAAACTGTCTGTAAATCACGAGGATGGACTGCTGCTCAAATCACGACAGTGAGACTTCCTGTTTAAAACAGACTCCCCACATTCGAAGCATCCTTCTCCATACATCACAGTATGGAATCCAGAGGGTACACAATAATGCACCGTTTTTTCGACTAGATGCTTCTCAGTATCAGGTCAGATGTTTGGTTTTCTTTGGAGAGATGACAGTTGTTATCATGCTACATTCGGAAGCCATTGGACAGGAGCAAATGGAAtgagctgtgtactgtaggtgcAGTGTATGCACGCTTAGCCCTGGGGGGGAAACAACATTCAACCACTCAAGGCCTGAGGTAGGTGCCAAGCAGACCTTTAACAGGAAAGAAGCAATTTTCCACCAGAGCCGCACTTTCCCTGTGTGTGAAATTCcctacagagggacagagaaggatGCATGTCATAACACATCTACCTTCCTTTAACCCTCCATATGAACACACTTCCTGGGAACGAGagttgaatacacacacacacaagcaaacacacctgTAAACGCATGTAAACACACCCAAGTAAACACATGGGAACACTCGCACGCAAACACTCGcatgctgtaacacacacaaacatgcccacacacacacacacactaatttgCCGCATCAAGGGGGTGGTGAGACACGCTTCTCCACACGGAGCTACCACAGCAGGCTCAGAAGTGCCAGCAGGTTGTTCTCCAAACTCCCACGCAGATGTTGAACCCCTACCGCTCCTCCGCCTGGAGACGGCGCGAGGCAGGCCGGGCTGAGGCAGCCCTGGCTGAGGCAGcccgctccatccctctctaccccctcagcCCTGCCACCTCATCttgatttcagaactgaatTAGGAGCCGGAGTGGAATTCATGGGGAGAAGTACGAGAGGAACGGTGTGCTGCACAGCTTGGGGGGCCCGTGGGTGGAGGGCGATATGGGGGACAGGAAAGTGGCATATATGCAGCCAAAACAAAATCCCAAATGTGATCCGATGCTGTCTTGATTCAACAGGTTTTCAAATGAGGGGAGCCTTATTTGATGCCGCAGTCGAGGTGTGTGGAGAAACAGTGAGTAGTACGGACACAAAGCAACACATGCTTTGTGTTGGCCTGCTTGTTCATTGATGATTCAAGTTCATGTTTCAAGTTTATTCGCCATTTGGATCGGGTACAAGTACATTGGAAATATTTGGGTCCTGCTCCTCTTTACAGATTCCTAGCATCCTATCTAAACCTATAATAAATAAACATGCCCTAATCCATTGTGAGCtcatattcatattcatatCAAGAATATTATAATGTTGAATAATAATAGATAATACACCCATCTGTATGTACATGAAGTAAAGTGACTGGGACATGTCTCACCTGTGCCGTTGGCTGTCGGAGGAGATGCTTtgggaggctgtggaggagaaTCTTCCGGCCTACAAGGAAACAGAATGCCTGACTGGAATATCACAGCTTTCAAGTTAGgggaaaatatgtatttttcttaTCGTTGTTTTTAGACGGAGCATTGATGGCTCATGGGCCGTGTTCTTTAAACTCCCTGTACACAGCCACATCAAACGCTAACAGAGAACGGACGGAAAGTTCGGATTCATCCTGGTCGCTTGACGTCTCAAAAGAGTGAGGGGGGAAACGGGAGACACGGAGGCGAAGTGAGAATGGGGCTGAAAAGCTTTTCCTTGTGGTTGTTTAAATGGTCCTGGCACAGAAAGAGATTTTCCATTCAAACTCTGCCTGACACAGGACTGATTGACATTTAGCATCTTGGACACAAGGTCCATGAACTCAAGGCCAGGGACTGTGATCCTTGTTGAATGGGCAAGGAGACAGTGCGGGGAGAGACTGTCAGCCACATGCAGGCCTGCTAATAAGAGACGCAGCCAGGGCTCCGGAGACTATTTTTAACAAGGACTGTCACCCACCACATGCCGAGAAgcatgcactgacacacacacgcagagtcaCACAGGCACTCTGTGTGTCGCATCGTCACTCTCACTAGCTAGCCGAATGCACACACTGACAGTCTCCTTCCTTGTCAGCGTACCCTGAGTGGAGTTTACCTTCTGTGGGATGAACTGTGTCATGGCGATAGCTGTCCTACTGTGTCGGCGGTGAAGACATAAGGGGACCCTTTTCAAAACTGACCGAAGATGATTAGCGGGACTAGGATCTCTACCTCGTTCTCAGCACCTCGCCCATCTTCTGCTCCAAGTCCATTCTTTTCGAgcgctccttctccagctcctgtttCAGGGTGTCCACGTTGGTCTCTTCTCTGAGtttcctcagctcctcctctgtgAAACACATCGAGGGGAAAAAGGCATCAGGGATTAACGAGCGGCGGTTCCCCCGCCTCTAGGAGACAAGACCATCATCAGGAGCTGTTTGCTGTGTTATTAGAAAGACACCCTGTTGAGAATAGAACATGGTTATTTAAAGAACAAACACGCTTTCacattttgtgtatatatatacacacagtattTATAACATGAAAAAATGTACTTTCTGTATATAGCCagtatatgtatacacacacatggagtcTTACTTAGTATAAAAGAGTGGCAGTGAGAGGTAGGAGTGAACAATTTAACATCATGCAGGCAATAACAAGCAAATTCTTCTGGTTGCTCCAATATACCGGGCCCTTGTGGGTCATTTGACGTTTCGCAATCAAATCAAGATCAAATTATGTACAAAGCAAATAACAACAAAACTAATTGCTGCAAATTCAAAATCATCAAGGTGTAGAATAATTTAGGCTATCCAGTGCAAACACAGACATGAATCCTAAAAACATTAAATCATTCCACTGGATTATAACAATCGTTTACGTTTAAAAAGAATTATAACCACTCCTGCAAGATGATTACGGGTACACACATACCTAGGGACCCACAAAATCTCACAAGCACATCCTACATGtgttacaaacacaaactcaACAAGTCTGTTTGAATCTACTGACTTGATGAGTGCCAGTTACCATACAACAAACCCCTTTAAAAGCTCTCAAGGCGTTCCAAAAACATATCGAGGACCATCTTTATGACTTTCTATCTAATAgaagggaaaagggagagagagagtgagagagagagaaagagagcagaaaAGATCAATTCTGGTGTGCAAAAGCTAGACTCATTTAGCACCTGTTAGCAGTCATTAAAAATGAATAAGCTGGCACAGATCACATAGGCCTACTTCATCATTGTAATGACTCCTGCATTCTCAGACTGCACAGCCAGGAGGAGATGGGATTATCTTAAAGGGATGATACCTAAAACCTTAAAGGGATGATATCTGATATTGTCAGAATGAGATATGAACGGATACAAAGGAGGGGTATTCCGTGATGCCgccttctctatttctcttctcGATGGCTTAATCAAGCTGAATGTGAAAATGAAACTGTACAGTGGAGCTAAAGAATTATAACCGGACAAATTATTTGACCtggtacaaaacaaaaaactataaaTCAATAAAGAATGATCAAAATACCAATTCGGATTCAGGATTTCAAGCCATTGCTGTGCAAAGTATAGGCCCACTGTATCTCAACCTCCAAAGACTCTGGCTTACTGATTCACGTGTCACAGGAGTTGGGGCCTGACCAGTGCAGAAGCTGATTTGGGTCAGGTCAGCTCAGCAACCTCTGGAGAGTGTGCTGTGGATTATAGGCTGAGTTGTTTCCCATCAGGGAGGGACTGCCTTGGCCTGCCCCTGACACACTCTGGGACTCTCTGtcccgagcacacacacacacacacacatgcaggcaggcacacacaaagtacacacacagggtggAATATGTCAGCTCCTGCAGTCTGACAATACACTGGCCCTGAGTCAGAGCAGCAAAGGCCAGAGATGGGGTGAGCTGTAAAACAAATGAAGGGAGGACAAAACAGGGGAAAAAGTGGAAGGatttcatcagaatcagaatgggatttattcgccatgaaagtttgcacagacaaggaatttgctttggcaggaaggtgcatacaataaacatatacctaaaatttttaGATGTGGACTagctatactaagggtacataaactagcagtactaagtgggattagaatagaattaaatatacaataaaatataagttgccgtaaattacaatataaaaattcaaatattacaaaaatacaaatgtacaagataccatgttgtaatgcagtgcaaaaagcggTGTGTTCATTGAGGGAGAAAGGATAGACGCGCGGGCGAGAGGGCAGATGAGAAAAGATGGAAGGGATGAATGAGATGAAAAGAGGAGGGAACCAGATGAGGCATGAGAGataagagggatggaggacaggaatGAAATCAAGAGATCCGTCAGGGAAATGGCTCGTTATTGAGTTCACAGCCTACACATTCACAGCAAAAGCTCTGAAAAGACTCAGAAGACCATTCTGAAGTACATCAAAAGCATATAAGCAAGTttattcaacaacaacaaaaaagcccgTTAGCAGACGGTGTGCGCAATCTTCAGCAATCCTAAGCACCTCACAAATATACACAGAGCAAACTTCCGGCCTGAGGAACAAACGCTGCTGGACTGCGAGAGCAGCCTCCTGTCGGTGTCTCTTCAGACAGACTGTGGTCTATAATAGGCACCGGTTGTTCCCGACCTTGGTAAGGGACCTCTGTGCTTCAGCCAGGCTGTCAGGACAGCTTTGTGTTACACTTTTACCAGAAGGTTAAACAGGACAACAGTGCTGCAGTTAATAATTCAGTACTGCCTCCATGCAATGACAGTCACCACCATGAACACATACACTTTTGTGGAAGAAAGTTCTTTGTCTCCACTACAACGACGTGACTGTCAGTTTAGGATCCGGATTTAAGAGGGTTAGATAACCAGATGATTGGAAAGAGAGATTAACACCTCGACATTAAAATGACCGTTATTATCTATGACCGTAGATTGTTATTATGTCCAGGCAGAGACTAAGACAATCACAGTAAGAAAACAATGTGAATGATTAAGTGCATAGACTAGGTGTACATGACCAAATAATAATACACTAGCTGATCTATCCGATTGTGATTAACAAAAGCGCACAAGAAATTCCTGATTCCTTCCAAACTGTCCAACCAGACTGCTGACtagagaaataataataattccttATACATGTATTGAACTTTTGATTAGTAGCCATCAAATTGGTGAAAacttttacatttcatttagaTAATGGAGTGAAATTACAACataaaagaaatacaaaacaaaaaaacacttgaTTGAGTTTAAACCCATTTCTCATTCCTGACAGGTCAGGTGCTTCTGGGAGCCTGGTGCCAGACAAGCTTGGGCACGCTAGCTACCAGAGAGGCTTAAAACTGAGTGATTACTCACAGGAAAACATCCTGTGTAGCATGTTTGAGTGTGGGTCTTATAGGAAGTGACCTTGCTCTTCGAATAACGTCTCCATAACTAAACTGCAACAATTGTACAATATAAGGAGTAAATTAACTATGAATTCAAGGTAGAATTGATTAAACTTTCTACTTCTCTACATTCTGAAGAATATCTATAAAAATGTTTGGAAGGAGTTTCCAGTTTAGTTGCAAGGATTGTAGCATACATGGCAATTCCCCATGAATTTCAAGAGTGCATCATCCTCACCTAACCTACCGGTACATAATTTCCAGTTTCAGTCACTTATGAGTATTC of Osmerus mordax isolate fOsmMor3 chromosome 4, fOsmMor3.pri, whole genome shotgun sequence contains these proteins:
- the LOC136942030 gene encoding GRAM domain-containing protein 4-like isoform X1, which produces MKLGYQFRSGDAIHHVKIRTKNTVLTMLKRLDKIRFRGQRRDEFLDLAESPNTSDNECSDEVVMKPRASSKDAEELRDPVSAASLCSQLPQTEPQFPFLITAEVTAAQGTDVVPSITVSEAGPGTLAMAAAIQDFQRTEADRLNEVKGHLEIALLEKHFLQEELRKLREETNVDTLKQELEKERSKRMDLEQKMGEVLRTRPEDSPPQPPKASPPTANGTDKQKETLYTRLQKWLYDRFGAYVEDFRFQPEENTVETEEPLSAKRLTENMRRLKRGAKPVTNFMRNLSALSSWHSVYTSAIAFIIYMNAAWHGWAIPMFLFLAILRLSLNYLIARGWRIQWSIVPEVSEPVEPAKEDLTVSEKFQLVLDVAQKAQNLFGKMADVLEKIKNLFMWVQPEITQKLYVALWMAFICSCVLPYKLVGFMMGLYAGIKFFIIDFIFKSCPKLRDKYDTPHIIWTNLPTDPQLKERGSATLSRRIQPAVARGSLATGLPLGISREEDGGRAFSTKKGAFHEVFNLSEAERPLAVCENGWRCCLINRDRKMPTDYIRNGVLYVTENYLCFESSSSRSSSSKKNKVIKLVDITDIQKYKVLSVLPGSGMGISIATPSTQKPLVFGAMIHRDEAFEAIFTQYMKILTMGTANSPET